From Candidatus Manganitrophus morganii, the proteins below share one genomic window:
- a CDS encoding S1/P1 nuclease has translation MSSRCKPQAGSRGHRSRPILFFLSFLFLLFPHALYAWGETGHRIVADVAERLLGEQARREIRVLIGEASLASVSDWADRIRGDRPETAPWHFVDIPFKASGYDPKRDCAGGECVIGAVERFRRILSDRDRPAEERAEALKFLVHFIADLHQPLHAADRGDRGGNDVQVIFFGEKIYPFSERPWNLHTVWDSGLIDQTGLREAAYVAHLQVWLKKRSIVDLRKGTVVDWALEAHRAAVDVAYRLPKNRRLSKNYLEKSRPVMDALLAKAGVRLARVLNEAFQTGK, from the coding sequence TTGTCGAGCAGATGTAAACCGCAGGCTGGCTCGCGGGGGCATCGAAGCCGACCGATTCTCTTTTTCCTCTCCTTTCTTTTTCTCCTTTTTCCCCATGCTCTTTATGCCTGGGGCGAGACGGGGCATCGGATCGTCGCCGATGTGGCGGAGCGCTTACTGGGGGAGCAGGCGCGCAGAGAGATCCGGGTGTTGATCGGAGAGGCCTCCCTTGCATCGGTCTCAGACTGGGCCGACCGGATTCGGGGGGACCGCCCCGAGACCGCCCCCTGGCATTTCGTCGATATCCCATTCAAAGCATCGGGCTATGATCCGAAGCGGGACTGCGCCGGGGGAGAATGTGTGATCGGCGCCGTCGAGCGGTTCCGGCGGATTCTTTCCGATCGGGATCGTCCTGCGGAAGAGCGGGCCGAAGCGTTAAAATTTCTCGTCCACTTCATCGCCGATCTCCACCAGCCGCTCCACGCGGCCGACCGGGGAGACCGCGGCGGGAACGATGTGCAGGTCATCTTTTTCGGAGAGAAAATTTATCCTTTCAGTGAGAGGCCGTGGAACCTCCACACGGTTTGGGATTCGGGTCTGATCGATCAAACCGGCTTGCGCGAGGCGGCCTACGTCGCGCATCTTCAGGTGTGGCTGAAGAAACGGTCCATCGTGGATCTCCGAAAAGGGACGGTGGTCGATTGGGCGCTGGAGGCCCATCGCGCCGCGGTCGACGTGGCGTATCGCCTCCCGAAGAATCGAAGACTTTCCAAGAACTATCTTGAAAAGAGTCGTCCGGTGATGGACGCGCTTCTCGCCAAGGCCGGCGTTCGGCTGGCGCGGGTGTTGAACGAGGCGTTCCAAACCGGAAAATAA
- a CDS encoding TraB/GumN family protein, with protein MKRAVFLLFCFFQFSCASAPKEAPSAQKSFLWSVRSETAAVYLLGSIHVAKPELYPLHPSIEAAFDQSDTLVVEVDPDEFDMSRLQSLFMQYGSYPPPETLDRKISTETYALVEKKFQEAGMPMEPFKRFKPWVLAVMLQSVELQRLGFDKKYGIDDHFLTRAKGKKQITAFETVEYQVSLFDSFSDRLQELFLRYTLSDMDLLAEQMDSIMKGWQAGDGSAIEALIFQSMTDEPELTPVYDKLIYERNAQMSSRIEEFLKAKNRTFVVVGAGHLVGKGSIIDLLRKKGYVVEQM; from the coding sequence ATGAAGCGCGCTGTTTTTTTACTCTTCTGTTTCTTTCAATTCTCCTGCGCCTCCGCGCCGAAAGAGGCCCCCTCCGCTCAGAAGAGCTTTCTCTGGTCGGTCCGGTCGGAGACCGCCGCGGTTTACCTCCTCGGCTCCATCCATGTCGCCAAGCCGGAGCTCTATCCGCTCCACCCTTCCATCGAAGCGGCTTTCGACCAATCCGACACGCTGGTGGTCGAAGTGGACCCCGACGAATTCGATATGAGCCGGCTTCAGTCCCTTTTTATGCAGTATGGGTCGTATCCTCCGCCGGAAACGCTCGACCGGAAGATTTCAACGGAGACCTACGCGCTGGTGGAGAAGAAGTTTCAAGAGGCCGGCATGCCGATGGAGCCGTTCAAGCGGTTCAAGCCGTGGGTCCTGGCGGTCATGCTTCAATCGGTCGAGCTGCAGCGTCTGGGGTTCGACAAAAAATATGGGATCGATGACCATTTTCTCACCCGGGCCAAGGGGAAAAAGCAGATCACGGCGTTCGAAACGGTGGAATATCAGGTGAGCCTCTTCGATAGCTTCTCCGATCGCCTCCAGGAGCTTTTTCTCCGCTACACCCTCTCCGATATGGACCTGCTTGCCGAGCAGATGGATTCGATCATGAAGGGATGGCAAGCGGGGGATGGGAGTGCGATCGAGGCGTTGATCTTCCAGAGCATGACCGACGAGCCGGAATTAACGCCGGTTTACGATAAGCTGATCTATGAGCGGAACGCTCAGATGTCCTCCCGGATTGAGGAGTTCCTCAAAGCAAAAAACAGAACTTTCGTGGTCGTCGGTGCCGGGCATCTCGTCGGCAAAGGGAGCATCATCGATCTTCTTCGGAAGAAGGGCTACGTTGTCGAGCAGATGTAA
- a CDS encoding c-type cytochrome: MRHLTATFIFITLLAVTTEFTDAAEKDPCAPRAPAGELPQFKGMKPPVPETPETIQKGKEIYNGKGACAGCHGPAGKGDGPLAASLNPSPRNFTNPQFKQCKSAGEMFWAVKNGIPGTGMIAAVNTGLISEEEAWQAVLYERSLK; encoded by the coding sequence ATGCGACATCTGACCGCAACATTTATTTTCATCACTCTCCTGGCCGTAACGACCGAGTTCACCGACGCCGCCGAGAAAGATCCCTGCGCCCCGCGGGCGCCGGCGGGCGAGCTGCCGCAGTTTAAGGGGATGAAGCCTCCGGTTCCCGAAACGCCGGAGACGATTCAAAAAGGAAAAGAGATCTACAATGGGAAAGGGGCCTGCGCCGGCTGCCATGGGCCGGCGGGGAAAGGAGATGGACCGTTGGCGGCCTCCTTGAACCCTTCGCCCCGGAATTTTACCAATCCGCAATTCAAGCAATGCAAGTCGGCGGGGGAGATGTTCTGGGCGGTGAAGAATGGAATTCCCGGCACCGGAATGATCGCCGCCGTTAACACCGGCCTGATCAGCGAAGAAGAGGCCTGGCAGGCGGTTCTCTACGAGAGGAGCTTGAAGTAG
- a CDS encoding rod shape-determining protein, with the protein MTRFNRRAPWSRPYGAADISIDLGTANTLVYIRGRGIVLNEPSVVAVREVAGGKQEVVAVGLEAKALVGKTPHSITTIRPIKEGVIADYDLAKEMLEHFIRRSRRPWQLAKPSIVVTLPHGVTEIEKRAVEEAGYSIGAKRILLIKEPIAAAIGAGLPVLEPIGNMLVDIGGGTTEVAVLSLAGIVYCHSVRVGGDAMDEKIIEMVKRKHRLYIGEQTAEKVKIALGSACSDGTVYRARIKGRDSVSGLPKIVEVTSEEIAEAIAVPLRAVVNAIKTALANTPPALAGDIVERGIIMTGGGALIRNMDIRLQRETGLPILIDKDALLSVALGGGKAIEDPELLEAISNS; encoded by the coding sequence ATGACGCGTTTTAACAGACGGGCTCCCTGGTCGCGCCCATATGGCGCGGCGGACATCTCGATCGATTTGGGAACGGCGAACACCCTCGTTTACATTCGGGGGCGCGGGATTGTCCTCAATGAGCCGTCGGTGGTGGCGGTCCGAGAGGTCGCCGGCGGAAAACAAGAGGTCGTCGCCGTCGGACTGGAGGCGAAAGCGCTCGTCGGGAAAACGCCTCATTCGATCACCACCATCCGCCCGATCAAAGAGGGGGTGATCGCCGATTACGATCTTGCCAAGGAGATGTTGGAGCATTTCATCCGCCGGTCCCGGCGGCCGTGGCAACTCGCGAAGCCCTCTATTGTCGTCACCCTTCCTCACGGCGTGACCGAAATCGAGAAGCGGGCCGTCGAAGAGGCCGGTTATTCGATCGGCGCAAAAAGGATCCTTCTGATTAAAGAGCCGATCGCGGCGGCGATCGGCGCCGGTCTTCCGGTGCTGGAACCGATCGGGAACATGCTCGTCGACATCGGCGGCGGGACGACGGAGGTGGCGGTCCTCTCCCTCGCCGGCATCGTCTACTGCCATTCGGTTCGGGTCGGCGGGGACGCGATGGATGAGAAGATCATCGAGATGGTGAAGCGGAAGCATCGCCTCTATATCGGCGAGCAGACCGCGGAGAAGGTCAAGATCGCCCTCGGGAGCGCCTGCTCCGACGGCACCGTCTACCGGGCGCGCATCAAGGGGCGCGATTCGGTCTCCGGCCTTCCGAAAATCGTGGAGGTCACCTCGGAAGAGATCGCGGAGGCGATCGCCGTCCCCCTGCGCGCCGTCGTCAATGCGATTAAAACGGCCCTCGCAAACACCCCCCCCGCGCTGGCGGGCGACATCGTCGAGCGGGGAATCATCATGACCGGCGGCGGCGCCCTCATCCGAAACATGGATATTCGTCTTCAGCGCGAAACAGGGCTCCCGATCCTCATCGACAAGGACGCCCTGCTAAGCGTCGCCCTCGGGGGCGGCAAAGCGATCGAGGATCCGGAGCTGCTCGAAGCGATCTCCAACAGCTGA